In Salinigranum marinum, one DNA window encodes the following:
- a CDS encoding DUF2110 family protein — protein MVVLATKCYVEGDARSRSLDGMHSMIEDDLGELSVEWTVGVRDDDFVSVTVEGDDATVARNLLRERWGEIPTDGRLAEGETYVGTLESWDDEGFVLDAGVRVRISASELGLGAGTPSQIRDRFGLVQHLPLTFVYGEPSRLADAERDRLYDWSRGSGRVNVNSTTRGEARSTVNRAGHAQDIVTVERLGLLEQSIVCAEGTDPPGLLASIGGYLPAELKCVIP, from the coding sequence ATGGTCGTCCTCGCAACCAAGTGTTACGTCGAGGGCGACGCGCGGTCGCGATCGCTCGACGGGATGCACTCGATGATCGAAGACGACCTCGGCGAGCTCTCGGTGGAGTGGACCGTCGGCGTCCGCGACGACGACTTCGTCTCGGTCACGGTCGAGGGCGACGACGCGACGGTCGCCCGAAACCTCCTCCGCGAGCGGTGGGGCGAGATCCCCACCGACGGTCGTCTCGCCGAGGGCGAGACCTACGTCGGCACACTCGAATCGTGGGACGACGAGGGGTTCGTCCTCGACGCGGGCGTTCGGGTCCGGATCTCGGCGTCGGAACTCGGCCTCGGGGCGGGCACGCCGTCGCAGATCCGAGACCGGTTCGGGCTCGTCCAGCACCTCCCGCTCACGTTCGTCTACGGCGAGCCCTCGCGGCTGGCCGACGCCGAGCGCGACCGCCTCTACGACTGGTCACGCGGGTCGGGACGCGTCAACGTGAACTCGACCACGCGCGGTGAAGCGCGGTCGACGGTCAACCGCGCGGGTCACGCACAGGACATCGTCACGGTCGAGCGGCTCGGCCTCCTCGAACAGAGCATCGTCTGCGCGGAGGGGACCGACCCGCCGGGGCTGTTGGCCAGCATCGGCGGCTACCTTCCCGCGGAATTGAAGTGCGTCATCCCCTAG
- a CDS encoding chemotaxis protein CheD translates to MEVYTSDPPARRRTDRIKVGIADFAVGDSESRLSTSGLGSCVGIALYDDRAGISGLAHAMLPAGEGREDEAKYVDTAVHALIVAMEGAGASRRRIRAKLAGGSTMFEFDSTDESVGDRNVAAARETLLALGIPIDGTDVGGDHGRSLELDGATGDLHVRSASAGTHTL, encoded by the coding sequence ATGGAAGTCTACACGAGCGATCCGCCGGCCCGCCGGCGCACCGACCGCATCAAGGTCGGCATCGCCGACTTCGCGGTCGGCGACAGCGAGAGCCGACTCTCGACGAGTGGGCTCGGCTCCTGTGTCGGGATCGCGCTGTACGACGACCGTGCCGGGATCAGCGGGCTCGCCCACGCGATGCTCCCGGCCGGGGAGGGCAGAGAGGACGAGGCGAAGTACGTCGACACCGCGGTCCACGCGCTGATCGTGGCGATGGAGGGAGCGGGTGCCTCACGGCGTCGGATCCGCGCGAAACTGGCCGGGGGGAGTACGATGTTCGAGTTCGATTCGACCGACGAGAGCGTCGGCGATCGGAACGTCGCAGCAGCCCGCGAGACGCTCTTGGCGCTCGGAATCCCCATCGATGGCACGGACGTCGGCGGCGACCACGGTCGATCGCTCGAACTCGACGGGGCAACCGGCGACTTGCACGTCAGGTCGGCCTCGGCCGGCACACATACGCTGTAG
- a CDS encoding acyl-CoA dehydrogenase family protein produces MNFEVPAEHRMVRDEVREFCEAEIDPIAQELEDEHRFPREVFEELGRLDVMGVPIDKAYGGLGGDQLMYALVTEELGRVSGGIGLSYAAHVSLGSKPIELFGTDAQKERWLRPLAEGETIGAWALTEPGSGSDASDMDTTAVRDGDEWVLNGTKQFITNANVAGSILVKAVTDATEGYDGISTFIVSPEEDDGFEVTTVWDKMGLNCSPTCEIQFDDCRLPEDRLLGGEGEGWKQTMKTLDGGRISIAALSVGLAQGAYDAARDYARQREQFDQPISKFDAVRDTLVDMYRKTERARLLTHKAAVRYDAGERVTTESALAKLDASEAAREVAEDAVQVLGGYGYTTDFAPQRFYRDAKLMEIGEGTSEIQHLILGRQLGL; encoded by the coding sequence ATGAATTTCGAGGTTCCCGCGGAACACCGGATGGTTCGCGACGAGGTCCGGGAGTTCTGCGAGGCGGAGATCGACCCGATCGCCCAGGAACTGGAGGACGAACACCGCTTCCCGCGGGAGGTGTTCGAGGAACTCGGGCGTCTCGACGTGATGGGCGTCCCGATCGACAAGGCGTACGGCGGCCTCGGCGGCGACCAGTTGATGTACGCGCTGGTCACCGAGGAACTCGGGCGCGTCTCCGGGGGGATCGGGCTCTCGTACGCCGCCCACGTCTCGCTCGGCTCGAAACCCATCGAACTGTTCGGCACCGACGCCCAGAAAGAACGGTGGCTCCGCCCGCTCGCCGAGGGCGAAACCATCGGCGCGTGGGCGCTCACCGAGCCCGGAAGCGGCTCCGACGCGAGCGACATGGACACCACGGCGGTCAGAGACGGCGACGAGTGGGTGTTGAACGGGACGAAGCAGTTCATCACCAACGCGAACGTGGCGGGCTCGATCCTCGTGAAGGCCGTCACCGACGCGACCGAGGGGTACGACGGCATCTCGACGTTCATCGTCTCGCCCGAGGAGGACGACGGCTTCGAGGTGACCACGGTCTGGGACAAGATGGGCCTCAACTGTTCGCCGACCTGTGAGATCCAGTTCGACGACTGTCGCCTCCCGGAGGACCGGCTCCTCGGGGGGGAGGGCGAGGGGTGGAAACAGACGATGAAGACGCTCGACGGCGGCCGGATCTCCATCGCGGCGCTCTCCGTGGGACTGGCACAGGGCGCGTACGACGCCGCGCGCGACTACGCTCGGCAGCGCGAACAGTTCGACCAGCCGATCTCGAAGTTCGACGCCGTTCGCGACACGCTGGTCGACATGTACCGCAAGACCGAGCGGGCGCGGCTCCTGACCCACAAGGCCGCGGTCCGGTACGACGCCGGCGAGCGGGTCACGACGGAGTCCGCCCTCGCCAAACTCGACGCCAGCGAGGCCGCCCGTGAGGTGGCCGAAGACGCCGTCCAGGTCCTCGGCGGCTACGGGTACACGACCGATTTCGCCCCACAGCGCTTCTATCGCGACGCGAAGCTGATGGAGATCGGCGAGGGGACCTCGGAGATACAGCACCTCATCCTCGGCCGACAGCTCGGGCTCTGA
- a CDS encoding transcription factor produces the protein MAFEELLNDPVIQKYLHELVGPTGMPVAAAPPDGEVTDEELAEELGLELNDVRRALFILYENDLASYRRVRDEDSGWLTYLWTFEYENVPENLEEEMYRLLDALEDREEYERTHEFYLCEVCSLRFEFGEAMDFGFECPECGSPLESMENGRLVEAMNRRIEELRDELNVDVTG, from the coding sequence ATGGCTTTTGAGGAGTTGCTGAACGATCCGGTCATCCAGAAGTACCTCCACGAACTGGTGGGACCGACGGGGATGCCGGTTGCGGCCGCACCGCCGGACGGGGAGGTGACCGACGAGGAACTCGCCGAGGAGCTCGGCCTCGAACTCAACGACGTTCGCCGGGCGCTTTTTATCCTCTACGAGAACGACCTCGCCTCCTACCGCCGCGTGCGCGACGAGGACTCGGGGTGGCTCACGTACCTCTGGACGTTCGAGTACGAGAACGTCCCCGAGAACCTCGAAGAGGAGATGTACCGCCTCCTCGACGCGCTCGAAGACCGCGAGGAGTACGAACGCACCCACGAGTTCTACCTCTGTGAGGTCTGTTCGCTCCGGTTCGAGTTCGGCGAGGCGATGGACTTCGGCTTCGAGTGTCCCGAGTGTGGCTCCCCGCTCGAGTCGATGGAGAACGGGCGACTCGTCGAGGCGATGAACCGCCGCATCGAAGAGTTGAGAGACGAACTCAACGTCGACGTGACCGGCTGA
- a CDS encoding tRNA (cytidine(56)-2'-O)-methyltransferase, with protein sequence MHDEPAVTVLRLGHRPGRDDRMTTHVALTARALGADRALLVGDTSQSKATVEGVTARFGGPFEVSVVDEWRPVLREWGGRVVHLTMYGERVQDVETAIREAHTDEPLLVVVGSQKVPFEVYDAADWNVAVTNQPHSEVAGLAVFLDRLFEGRELEREWADAEKRVVPKSTGKRVVDASEER encoded by the coding sequence ATGCACGACGAACCCGCGGTCACGGTTCTCCGGCTCGGGCACCGCCCCGGGCGCGACGACCGGATGACCACGCACGTCGCCCTCACGGCTCGCGCGCTCGGAGCCGACCGGGCGTTGCTCGTCGGCGACACGTCACAGTCGAAAGCGACCGTCGAGGGGGTCACCGCCCGCTTCGGCGGCCCGTTCGAGGTCAGCGTCGTCGACGAGTGGCGGCCCGTCCTCCGGGAGTGGGGCGGACGCGTCGTCCACCTGACGATGTACGGCGAGCGCGTCCAGGACGTCGAAACCGCGATCCGGGAGGCACACACCGACGAGCCCCTCCTCGTGGTCGTCGGGTCCCAGAAGGTCCCGTTCGAGGTGTACGACGCCGCCGACTGGAACGTCGCCGTGACGAACCAGCCGCACTCGGAGGTCGCGGGGCTGGCGGTGTTCCTCGACCGCCTGTTCGAGGGCCGGGAACTGGAGCGGGAGTGGGCCGACGCGGAGAAACGGGTGGTGCCGAAGTCGACCGGGAAGCGAGTGGTCGACGCGAGCGAGGAGCGCTGA
- a CDS encoding FlaD/FlaE family flagellar protein, with protein sequence MNVNPEDYDPEELRQMAAERRAVDRPEGRRGDADDPTPHADDTGSRRGDDPAPRHTDESAPRRNGVDGRRGPRGRFGGGSRVGPRPDRGPATNGRGNPEPTRGPAADALRSNQLEQLFLHQSATIAEEMTKPYLGSIPQKYAAERVIFDWLEFLVLKGGFKRTMDALRYYRTIDWITEDVESSLQDYLIGFSDEGTGSHDLNVDDHQLSLVYVARLASMS encoded by the coding sequence ATGAACGTCAACCCCGAAGACTACGACCCGGAGGAGTTGCGGCAGATGGCAGCGGAGCGACGGGCGGTCGACCGCCCCGAGGGCCGGCGCGGGGACGCCGACGATCCGACTCCACACGCCGACGACACGGGCTCGCGACGCGGGGACGACCCAGCGCCGCGACACACCGACGAGTCCGCACCGCGACGGAACGGCGTCGACGGCCGCCGCGGACCGCGTGGACGCTTCGGCGGGGGGAGTCGGGTCGGTCCGAGACCCGACCGTGGGCCCGCGACGAACGGCCGGGGCAACCCGGAGCCGACCCGTGGGCCGGCCGCCGACGCGCTGCGCTCGAACCAGCTCGAACAGCTGTTCCTCCACCAGTCCGCGACGATCGCCGAGGAGATGACGAAGCCGTACCTCGGATCGATCCCCCAAAAGTACGCGGCCGAGCGCGTCATCTTCGACTGGCTCGAATTCCTCGTGCTCAAGGGCGGCTTCAAGCGGACGATGGACGCCCTCCGGTACTACCGGACGATCGACTGGATTACCGAGGACGTCGAGTCGTCGCTCCAAGACTACCTGATCGGCTTTTCCGACGAGGGAACAGGCTCGCACGACCTCAACGTCGACGATCACCAGCTCAGTCTCGTGTACGTCGCCCGACTCGCCTCGATGAGTTAA
- a CDS encoding NAD-dependent epimerase/dehydratase family protein, whose protein sequence is MDLSDRRVVVTGGAGLVGSHLAARLAADNEVVVADDLSKGTGERVPDGVEFVQTDMTDPGDVADAITADIDMVFHLAAYTDTNYGNPRQLFEENTEMTYNVLERMDEVGVDHVAFTSSSTVYGEAPMPTPEDYAPLEPISVYGASKLADEGLVSTYGHSYGMTAYVFRFANIVGPKQRGNVIPDFIEKLLDDPETLEILGDGRQEKSYLHVEDCVDAICHVVEHASKPVNTYNLGTRTTTSVTRIADIVADVMGLDPDYEYTGGDRGWTGDVPRMRLSIEKVSALGWEPATQSDQAVRSAAEQLSEELRAERAAE, encoded by the coding sequence ATGGATCTCTCCGACAGACGCGTCGTCGTCACGGGCGGTGCGGGGCTCGTTGGCTCGCATCTGGCGGCACGGCTCGCCGCCGACAACGAGGTCGTCGTCGCGGACGACCTCTCGAAAGGCACGGGCGAGCGCGTCCCCGACGGCGTCGAGTTCGTTCAGACCGACATGACCGACCCGGGCGACGTCGCCGACGCCATCACCGCCGACATCGATATGGTCTTCCACCTCGCGGCGTACACCGATACGAACTACGGCAACCCTCGACAGCTGTTCGAGGAGAACACAGAGATGACGTACAACGTCCTCGAACGGATGGACGAGGTCGGCGTCGACCACGTCGCCTTCACCTCGTCGTCGACGGTCTATGGAGAGGCACCGATGCCGACGCCCGAGGACTACGCTCCCCTCGAGCCGATCTCCGTCTACGGTGCCTCCAAACTCGCCGACGAGGGGCTCGTCTCCACCTACGGCCACTCCTACGGGATGACCGCCTACGTCTTCCGCTTCGCCAACATCGTCGGGCCCAAGCAACGGGGGAACGTCATCCCCGACTTCATCGAGAAACTCCTCGACGACCCCGAGACGCTGGAGATCCTCGGCGACGGCCGCCAGGAGAAGTCGTATCTCCACGTCGAAGACTGCGTCGACGCCATCTGCCACGTCGTCGAACACGCCTCGAAACCCGTCAACACGTACAACCTCGGGACCCGGACGACGACCTCGGTCACGAGGATCGCCGACATCGTCGCCGACGTGATGGGGCTCGACCCCGACTACGAGTACACGGGCGGCGACCGCGGCTGGACCGGCGACGTCCCCCGGATGCGGCTGTCGATCGAGAAAGTGTCGGCGCTCGGGTGGGAGCCCGCGACGCAGTCGGACCAGGCGGTCAGGAGCGCGGCCGAACAGTTGTCCGAGGAGTTGCGGGCCGAGCGAGCGGCCGAGTAG
- a CDS encoding DICT sensory domain-containing protein, protein MQCTVTAEPSRPSFADLIADVEERRRTITVYAPRLPDTLLSIFDTRHVALEHRHLPHDASEPFLTVTEGDRYLGSVDLPAVYDFERPEIHDVGSSDVVEAAYRKLTSLLPDTVFSSLSRRQLLAASREIEDRAWRVGTGRLDAGFQSLSKLRTQTDVYTALTERGLDVHLYGEIEGTPPMVPEATFHTDGDGDELGMVWFMAYDGGRTPGQACGLVAEERTDGFTGFWTYDPAVVKRVFASASRFPATNESELP, encoded by the coding sequence ATGCAGTGTACTGTGACTGCGGAGCCGTCCCGACCGTCGTTCGCCGATCTCATCGCCGACGTCGAAGAGCGCCGCCGCACGATCACCGTCTACGCTCCGCGGCTTCCCGACACCCTGTTGTCGATCTTCGACACGCGACACGTGGCGCTCGAACACCGGCACCTGCCACACGACGCCAGCGAGCCGTTCCTCACGGTCACCGAGGGGGATCGCTACCTGGGGAGCGTCGACCTGCCGGCGGTCTACGACTTCGAGCGGCCCGAGATCCACGACGTGGGTTCGTCGGACGTCGTCGAGGCGGCCTACCGGAAGCTCACCTCGCTGTTGCCCGACACCGTGTTCTCGTCGCTCAGCCGTCGCCAACTGCTCGCGGCCTCCCGGGAGATCGAAGACCGGGCCTGGCGGGTCGGCACCGGCCGCCTCGACGCCGGGTTTCAGTCGCTGTCGAAGCTGCGGACCCAGACGGACGTTTACACCGCGCTCACCGAGCGCGGGCTCGACGTGCACCTCTATGGCGAGATCGAGGGAACGCCGCCGATGGTCCCGGAGGCGACGTTCCACACCGACGGCGACGGCGACGAACTGGGGATGGTCTGGTTCATGGCGTACGACGGCGGGCGGACACCGGGACAGGCGTGTGGGCTCGTCGCCGAGGAGCGCACCGACGGGTTCACCGGGTTCTGGACGTACGACCCCGCGGTCGTCAAGCGGGTGTTCGCCAGCGCGTCGCGGTTCCCGGCGACGAACGAAAGCGAACTGCCTTGA
- a CDS encoding helix-turn-helix domain-containing protein, with amino-acid sequence MSHTADVPRTRVYDAAEELADMDLVDIEKSTPREFTPVDSDEAAARFIQEYQNRVETLRAALSTLGDGRPQVE; translated from the coding sequence GTGAGCCACACGGCCGACGTCCCCCGCACTCGCGTCTACGACGCCGCGGAGGAACTGGCCGACATGGACCTCGTCGACATCGAGAAGTCGACGCCACGGGAGTTCACGCCGGTCGACAGCGACGAGGCCGCGGCGCGGTTCATCCAGGAGTACCAGAACCGCGTGGAGACGCTCAGGGCTGCGCTCTCGACGCTCGGGGACGGTCGGCCGCAGGTCGAGTGA
- a CDS encoding DUF5803 family protein: MNRRHLLALVGLAVLALTAGCFGPGAISNEQLDQEPAEPYQWDTDRDVHITIQTDSSFRGVYNVSGTGDSIELFRRDGFGGRNPLDVRAVRYRYPNGTVISGSELGAQGGALNRSRETVTVSFPDDADGGQLAFTAGATPKRFSLPVFVEGSYEVVLPPNRRVDIPVFGSVSPRGSTAETIDGQTHIRWAEVTGRGVTVQYYLQRDIPIFGAIAAVSLVIGLGGAFYYKRQIEELRELREEMGLDVDVEEKDDGPPPGMR; the protein is encoded by the coding sequence ATGAACCGCCGCCATCTCCTCGCTCTCGTCGGTCTCGCCGTCCTCGCGCTCACCGCCGGCTGTTTCGGTCCCGGCGCGATCTCCAACGAGCAGCTGGACCAAGAGCCGGCCGAACCGTACCAGTGGGACACCGACCGCGACGTCCACATCACCATCCAGACCGATTCGTCGTTCCGCGGCGTCTACAACGTCTCGGGCACTGGCGACAGCATCGAGCTGTTCAGACGCGACGGCTTCGGCGGTCGCAACCCTCTGGACGTCCGCGCCGTCCGGTACCGCTACCCGAACGGGACGGTGATCTCGGGCTCGGAGCTCGGGGCGCAGGGTGGGGCGCTCAACCGCTCGCGCGAGACGGTCACGGTCAGCTTCCCCGACGACGCCGACGGAGGCCAACTCGCGTTCACCGCGGGGGCGACTCCGAAGCGGTTCAGCCTCCCGGTGTTCGTCGAGGGATCGTACGAGGTCGTGCTCCCGCCGAACCGCCGTGTCGACATCCCCGTCTTCGGCTCCGTGTCGCCGCGCGGGTCGACCGCCGAGACCATCGACGGACAGACGCACATCCGCTGGGCGGAGGTCACCGGACGAGGGGTCACCGTCCAGTACTACCTCCAGCGGGACATCCCGATCTTCGGTGCCATCGCCGCGGTCTCGCTCGTGATCGGCCTGGGCGGGGCGTTCTACTACAAACGCCAGATCGAGGAACTGCGCGAACTACGCGAGGAGATGGGGCTCGACGTGGACGTCGAGGAGAAGGACGACGGACCGCCGCCGGGGATGCGGTGA
- a CDS encoding carbohydrate kinase, which translates to MTRTVLVAGETLIDFIPQQTGPLAAVETFSRRAGGAPANVAVGLAHLDTLPEFWTRVGDGAFGDYLTGVLADAGLADTYVEVDEEAKTGLAFVSLGEEAEREFSFHRHESADTRLQPGRIDDAALADVEWVHVGGVTLADEPARTATLDLVDRAREAGSTVSFDPNARPELWAGADASFAETLDEVLGRVDVLKATPDDLGAAGIDHDAPERTAEALLDRGPHTVFLTLGGEGSVAAASADAPWAGAPTTVAHDGYTVEPVDTTGAGDAFTAGIIAALVDGAGLDEALGFGNAVAAVTTTAQGAMTALPTREEVATFRAEQS; encoded by the coding sequence ATGACACGGACCGTCCTCGTCGCCGGCGAGACGCTCATCGACTTCATCCCACAGCAGACCGGCCCCCTCGCGGCTGTCGAGACGTTCTCACGTCGGGCCGGCGGTGCGCCCGCGAACGTCGCCGTCGGCCTCGCGCATCTCGACACCCTGCCCGAGTTCTGGACGCGCGTCGGTGACGGCGCCTTCGGCGACTACCTCACCGGGGTGCTCGCCGACGCCGGCCTCGCCGACACCTACGTCGAAGTCGACGAGGAGGCGAAGACGGGGCTCGCCTTCGTCAGCCTCGGCGAGGAGGCCGAACGCGAGTTCTCGTTTCACCGCCACGAGAGCGCAGACACCCGACTCCAGCCCGGTCGGATCGACGACGCCGCCCTCGCGGACGTCGAGTGGGTCCACGTCGGCGGCGTCACGCTCGCCGACGAGCCCGCACGGACCGCGACGCTCGACCTCGTCGACCGGGCACGGGAGGCGGGTTCGACCGTCTCGTTCGATCCGAACGCCCGGCCCGAACTCTGGGCCGGCGCGGACGCCTCGTTCGCCGAGACCCTCGACGAGGTCCTCGGACGGGTAGACGTCCTGAAGGCGACGCCCGACGACCTCGGCGCGGCCGGGATCGACCACGACGCACCGGAGCGGACGGCCGAGGCCCTGCTCGACCGTGGCCCGCACACGGTCTTCCTGACGCTCGGCGGCGAAGGGTCGGTCGCCGCCGCGAGCGCCGACGCGCCGTGGGCCGGCGCCCCGACGACCGTCGCGCACGACGGCTACACCGTCGAACCGGTCGACACGACCGGGGCGGGCGACGCGTTCACCGCGGGGATCATCGCCGCCCTGGTCGACGGGGCGGGACTCGACGAGGCGCTGGGCTTCGGAAACGCGGTCGCCGCCGTGACCACCACGGCACAGGGCGCGATGACCGCCCTGCCGACCCGCGAGGAGGTCGCCACGTTCCGTGCCGAACAGTCCTGA
- a CDS encoding histidine kinase N-terminal 7TM domain-containing protein, protein MTTDVVYAAALFAAGVVSAATAIAVLGRVRSYTQQIPLAFAAATLAAAVWATAYGFHLLLAPADGSSFWARVVWLGAAPLATFWFLFVLSYAGFEDLLTPPTVALSLVEPAVVVAVVLSDGSADLLSFAAGTPVTTRLTSAVTGPLLVFHTVYSLVLVVVGLAVLVHLLTRSRRLYRRQTVVVLVASIVPLAALGATVVTPGSTRGVGLTPVSFGVSSVTVLVGLYRHQLFDINPIARDAVVGQLRDGVVVVDDRGRVVETNPRARRIFDTAEGALLGESLSEVPEYGPSLRRLVDGEADREEFVIDGEGQRRFFEATASRFDGQREYEQGHLLVLRDVTERRHAEAEFRALIENSRDLITVLGPDGTRTYCAPSSERVLGYDPDDLVGRDAFELVHPDDRTATREAFEELVADGCGAQARIEYRARHVDGSWRTFEAVGVNLVDDPTVEGVVVNARDVTGRRRYEQRLRVLNRVLRHDLRNEVNVIQGHADLLLGEGVTAEAKEHAQVIRRKAETLVDLGEQTRKIDYTLHSTDGVKKPVEITDPIHDRLDAIQAEFPGAIVSRELPDEQWVLADDLVESALLNVVDNAIEHNDRVVPQVAVEIEPVVHDGIEYVEVRVADNGPGIPESERRVFTEGIETPLSHGSGLGLWLTQWIVTRSNGHLDFEENDPRGAVVRIRLRETSPQHATETETVSSASSTVSTD, encoded by the coding sequence ATGACCACGGACGTGGTGTACGCAGCCGCGCTGTTCGCGGCGGGCGTCGTGTCGGCAGCGACGGCCATCGCGGTCCTCGGTCGCGTCCGGAGCTACACCCAACAGATCCCGCTGGCGTTCGCCGCCGCTACGCTCGCGGCCGCCGTGTGGGCGACCGCGTACGGCTTTCACCTCCTGTTAGCCCCCGCCGACGGGTCGTCGTTTTGGGCCCGCGTCGTGTGGCTCGGGGCTGCCCCGCTCGCGACGTTCTGGTTCCTCTTCGTCCTCTCGTACGCCGGGTTCGAGGACCTCCTCACCCCCCCGACCGTCGCGCTCTCGCTGGTCGAACCCGCGGTCGTCGTCGCGGTCGTGCTCTCCGACGGGAGCGCCGACCTGCTCTCGTTCGCCGCCGGAACGCCCGTCACGACACGGCTAACGTCGGCGGTCACTGGCCCGCTGCTCGTCTTCCACACGGTGTACTCCCTCGTGCTCGTGGTCGTCGGACTCGCCGTTCTGGTCCACCTGCTCACGCGCTCGCGCCGACTCTACCGACGGCAGACCGTCGTCGTCCTGGTCGCCTCGATCGTCCCGCTCGCCGCCCTCGGCGCGACCGTGGTCACCCCAGGGTCGACGCGCGGTGTCGGGCTCACGCCCGTGTCGTTCGGTGTCTCCTCCGTGACCGTACTCGTCGGGCTCTACCGGCACCAACTGTTCGACATCAACCCGATCGCCCGCGACGCCGTGGTCGGGCAACTCCGCGACGGGGTGGTCGTCGTCGACGACCGCGGTCGGGTGGTCGAGACGAACCCCCGAGCCAGACGGATCTTCGACACCGCCGAGGGAGCGCTCCTCGGCGAGTCGCTGTCGGAGGTTCCCGAGTACGGCCCGTCGCTCCGTCGACTCGTCGACGGCGAGGCGGACCGCGAGGAGTTCGTGATCGACGGCGAGGGTCAGCGGCGCTTCTTCGAGGCGACGGCGAGCCGCTTCGACGGCCAGCGGGAGTACGAACAGGGGCATCTGCTGGTCCTGCGCGACGTCACCGAGCGTCGCCACGCCGAGGCGGAGTTCCGCGCGCTCATCGAGAACTCCCGGGACCTCATCACGGTGCTCGGTCCCGACGGAACGCGGACCTACTGTGCGCCCTCGTCCGAGCGCGTCCTCGGTTACGACCCCGACGACCTCGTCGGTCGTGACGCGTTCGAGTTGGTCCACCCCGACGACCGCACGGCGACCCGCGAGGCGTTCGAGGAACTCGTCGCGGACGGCTGCGGCGCACAGGCCAGGATCGAATACCGCGCCCGTCACGTCGACGGCTCCTGGCGGACGTTCGAGGCGGTCGGCGTCAACCTCGTCGACGACCCCACGGTCGAAGGGGTCGTGGTGAACGCGCGCGACGTGACCGGTCGTCGTCGCTACGAGCAGCGGCTCCGCGTGCTCAACCGGGTACTCCGTCACGACCTGCGGAACGAGGTGAACGTCATTCAGGGACACGCGGATCTCCTCCTCGGCGAGGGCGTCACGGCCGAGGCGAAAGAGCACGCTCAGGTCATTCGCCGAAAGGCCGAGACGCTCGTCGACCTCGGCGAGCAGACGCGCAAGATCGACTACACGCTCCACAGCACCGACGGCGTCAAGAAGCCCGTCGAGATCACGGATCCGATCCACGACCGGCTCGACGCCATCCAGGCGGAGTTCCCCGGGGCGATCGTCAGCCGAGAACTCCCCGACGAGCAGTGGGTGCTCGCCGACGACCTCGTCGAGTCCGCGCTGTTGAACGTCGTCGACAACGCCATCGAACACAACGACCGCGTCGTCCCGCAGGTCGCAGTCGAGATCGAGCCCGTCGTCCACGATGGGATCGAGTACGTCGAGGTGCGCGTCGCCGACAACGGACCGGGCATCCCCGAGTCCGAACGACGCGTCTTCACCGAGGGGATCGAGACCCCACTAAGCCACGGCAGCGGCCTCGGTCTCTGGCTGACACAGTGGATCGTCACCCGGTCGAACGGGCACCTCGACTTCGAGGAGAACGACCCGCGCGGGGCGGTCGTCCGGATCCGCCTCCGGGAGACGTCGCCCCAGCACGCGACCGAGACGGAGACGGTGTCGTCGGCCTCCTCGACTGTGTCGACGGACTAG